In Kangiella profundi, one DNA window encodes the following:
- the phoR gene encoding phosphate regulon sensor histidine kinase PhoR, producing the protein MWTNRYWQTEVWTLAFIILVVGLIGSLFDRAAASVAVVIFAYLFWNLVQLSRLYKWLVKSRALYPPSAPGIWGEIFNHLYVLQRKHRKELKKLKGIISEFRASTSALKDGALIISNQGEIRWFNRAAERLLGLKSSTDIGQRLFNLLRHPSFIEYEQTRDYNKPLIINSPADERLILNIRITPYNDDQRLVIIRDITEKQHLERVRQDFVANVSHELRTPLTVITGYLEMLDPETNPQLESVAKPLQMMRQQALNMGHLVDDLLLLSKLDAKAEENGKQEVDINLMLDSICAEARSLSGEKEHQILFHSHTNTNLYGSEKQLRSAFSNLIFNAVRYTQAKGRIDIFWKEDKDNLILEVQDNGPGIAEEHIPRLTERFYRVDSGRTRSQGGTGLGLAIVKHVLEGHNGKLKIQSELGKGSTFSCVFTKAK; encoded by the coding sequence ATGTGGACGAATCGTTACTGGCAAACAGAGGTATGGACACTAGCCTTTATTATCCTGGTCGTTGGTTTGATTGGTTCGCTATTCGATCGCGCTGCTGCTTCTGTCGCCGTAGTTATTTTTGCCTATCTTTTCTGGAATCTCGTTCAACTTTCCCGACTGTACAAATGGCTGGTTAAATCCAGAGCACTTTACCCGCCTTCTGCACCGGGTATCTGGGGAGAGATTTTTAATCACCTGTATGTTTTACAGCGCAAGCATCGAAAAGAACTTAAAAAGCTCAAAGGCATCATTTCAGAATTTAGAGCGTCTACCTCAGCATTGAAAGATGGCGCATTGATCATCAGTAATCAGGGTGAGATTCGTTGGTTTAACCGAGCTGCAGAACGTTTGCTGGGACTGAAGTCCAGTACCGATATTGGTCAGCGACTGTTTAACCTGTTGCGTCACCCCAGCTTCATCGAGTACGAACAAACCCGCGACTATAACAAACCGCTTATCATTAACTCGCCAGCCGATGAACGCCTGATTCTTAATATTCGCATTACACCATACAACGATGACCAAAGACTGGTCATCATTCGTGACATTACCGAAAAGCAACATCTGGAAAGAGTACGGCAGGACTTTGTCGCTAATGTATCGCACGAGCTTAGAACACCGCTCACCGTGATTACCGGTTATCTCGAAATGCTCGATCCGGAAACCAACCCACAGCTTGAATCAGTGGCCAAGCCCTTACAGATGATGCGACAACAAGCCTTGAATATGGGGCATCTGGTGGATGATTTATTGTTGTTGTCAAAACTTGATGCCAAAGCAGAAGAAAATGGTAAACAGGAAGTTGATATCAATTTAATGCTGGATAGTATTTGTGCCGAAGCACGCTCACTGAGTGGCGAAAAAGAGCACCAGATCCTGTTCCATTCACATACCAATACCAACCTCTATGGCAGCGAGAAGCAACTGCGCAGTGCCTTCTCCAATCTGATTTTTAATGCGGTTCGTTATACTCAAGCCAAAGGCAGAATCGATATCTTCTGGAAAGAAGACAAGGATAACTTGATCCTTGAAGTCCAGGACAACGGCCCCGGCATCGCTGAAGAACATATCCCAAGACTGACCGAGCGTTTCTATCGCGTGGACAGTGGGCGCACCCGCTCACAGGGCGGAACAGGTCTTGGTCTTGCCATCGTCAAACACGTTCTCGAAGGGCACAATGGCAAACTTAAAATCCAAAGCGAACTTGGCAAAGGAAGCACCTTCAGTTGCGTATTTACAAAAGCTAAGTAG
- the phoB gene encoding phosphate regulon transcriptional regulator PhoB, which translates to MSAKVLILEDERDIREMLAFCMQQAGYQVEQAATAERVFSLFKEGFKPDIMLVDWMLPGASGVELTKKLKKDQNYQDIPVIMLTARGEEDDRVQGLEAGADDYVVKPFSPRELLARVQAVLRRSGKGNNPSEQLAHGDIQLDTAGHRVLINGEEIHLGPTEYKILHFFMSHPERVYSRGQLLDSVWGQQVVVEERTVDVHIRRLRKALQDYNVENYVQTVRGSGYRFSAK; encoded by the coding sequence ATGAGTGCAAAAGTTTTAATCTTAGAAGACGAACGCGATATTCGCGAAATGCTCGCCTTTTGCATGCAACAAGCTGGTTATCAGGTTGAGCAGGCTGCGACCGCTGAGCGCGTATTCAGTCTGTTTAAAGAAGGATTTAAGCCTGACATCATGCTGGTTGACTGGATGTTGCCAGGCGCTTCCGGCGTTGAGCTGACTAAAAAGCTGAAGAAAGATCAGAACTATCAGGATATACCGGTGATTATGCTAACCGCCCGCGGTGAAGAAGATGACCGTGTGCAGGGGCTGGAAGCCGGAGCAGATGATTATGTGGTAAAACCATTTTCGCCGCGTGAATTGCTAGCTAGAGTGCAGGCGGTTTTAAGACGCAGCGGTAAAGGTAACAACCCGAGTGAACAGCTAGCGCATGGCGATATTCAATTAGATACCGCTGGTCACCGCGTGCTGATCAATGGTGAAGAAATTCATTTGGGACCTACTGAATATAAAATCCTACATTTCTTTATGAGCCATCCAGAGCGAGTTTATTCTCGTGGACAGTTATTAGACTCTGTATGGGGACAACAGGTAGTGGTGGAAGAGCGCACGGTTGATGTGCATATCCGTCGCTTAAGAAAAGCACTTCAGGATTATAATGTAGAAAACTATGTGCAAACTGTGCGAGGATCAGGTTACCGTTTCTCGGCAAAATAA
- the phoU gene encoding phosphate signaling complex protein PhoU, whose protein sequence is MMDTEHLGTHISKQFNADLENLREEVLAMGGIVEEQITLALDAFTNNDSDIADKVIANEKMVNAKEMKIDEACTKVLAKRQPAAGDLRLIVTILKTITDLERMGDEAEKVARMAKAIANKEMAVANVKLHYGALLHLGNHVKKMLHDALDAFARMDVESAVNVAKLDNQADEEYNAISRQLITYMMEEPRRISEVLDFMWSARALERIGDHANNICEYVVYLVQGEDVRHKSWDEMQRLAKDE, encoded by the coding sequence ATGATGGATACAGAACATTTAGGAACGCACATCTCCAAGCAGTTTAATGCTGACCTTGAGAACTTGCGCGAAGAAGTGCTGGCGATGGGCGGAATCGTTGAAGAGCAAATCACTTTGGCGTTGGATGCTTTTACCAATAACGACAGCGACATTGCTGATAAAGTTATTGCCAATGAAAAAATGGTCAATGCAAAAGAAATGAAAATTGACGAGGCATGCACCAAAGTATTGGCCAAGCGTCAGCCAGCAGCTGGAGACTTACGTCTCATCGTGACCATTTTAAAGACCATTACCGATCTGGAACGGATGGGAGATGAGGCTGAAAAAGTGGCTCGTATGGCAAAAGCCATTGCCAATAAGGAAATGGCTGTCGCTAACGTTAAGTTGCATTATGGCGCTTTGCTACATCTTGGTAATCATGTGAAAAAGATGTTGCATGATGCACTGGATGCTTTTGCAAGAATGGATGTGGAGTCTGCGGTTAACGTGGCCAAGTTGGATAATCAGGCCGACGAAGAATACAATGCGATTTCACGTCAGTTGATTACTTATATGATGGAAGAGCCGCGTCGTATTTCAGAAGTTCTCGACTTTATGTGGTCGGCACGAGCCTTGGAGCGCATTGGTGACCATGCTAACAATATCTGTGAGTATGTGGTGTATCTGGTGCAAGGGGAAGATGTTCGTCATAAAAGCTGGGATGAAATGCAGCGTCTAGCGAAAGATGAATAA
- the pstB gene encoding phosphate ABC transporter ATP-binding protein PstB → MTQELNLNEESKTDAPQGGHTSQQQGYNPVADEKIAIEVEKLNLFYGEKQALFDIDLQIPEKKVTAFIGPSGCGKSTLLRCFNRMNDLVDIARTEGQIRLDNENIYGKGVDVAELRRKVGMVFQKPNPFPKSIYENVAYGLRLQGINKRRVLDEVVEWALKGAALWDEVKDRLHENALGMSGGQQQRLCIARAIAVQPEVLLLDEPASALDPISTLKIEELINELKNDYTIVIVTHNMQQAARVSDYTAFMYMGDMVEFDNTDKIFTNPEKKKTEDYITGRYG, encoded by the coding sequence ATGACACAAGAGCTAAACTTGAATGAAGAATCGAAAACAGATGCACCGCAAGGTGGACATACTTCTCAACAGCAGGGGTATAACCCCGTTGCGGATGAAAAAATTGCTATTGAAGTTGAAAAGCTGAATCTTTTCTATGGTGAAAAGCAAGCGCTGTTCGATATTGATCTGCAAATTCCTGAGAAGAAGGTAACTGCTTTTATTGGTCCTTCAGGCTGTGGTAAATCGACCTTATTGAGATGCTTCAACCGTATGAACGATCTGGTTGATATCGCGCGTACTGAAGGTCAGATTCGTCTTGATAATGAAAACATTTATGGCAAAGGTGTTGATGTTGCCGAGCTAAGACGTAAGGTTGGAATGGTATTCCAGAAACCGAATCCTTTCCCGAAATCGATTTATGAAAATGTAGCTTATGGTCTACGTTTACAGGGTATTAACAAGCGCCGTGTGTTAGACGAGGTGGTAGAGTGGGCTCTTAAAGGTGCTGCACTTTGGGACGAGGTTAAAGACCGTTTGCATGAAAATGCATTAGGTATGTCCGGTGGTCAGCAGCAGCGTCTCTGTATCGCACGGGCGATTGCAGTACAGCCCGAAGTATTGCTTCTGGATGAGCCAGCTTCAGCACTTGATCCGATTTCAACTTTAAAAATTGAAGAGCTGATTAATGAACTGAAGAATGACTACACCATTGTCATTGTAACGCACAACATGCAGCAGGCAGCACGTGTTTCGGACTATACTGCTTTTATGTATATGGGCGACATGGTTGAGTTTGATAATACGGATAAAATTTTCACCAACCCAGAGAAGAAAAAGACCGAAGATTATATTACCGGTCGTTATGGTTAG
- the pstA gene encoding phosphate ABC transporter permease PstA, with the protein MMSKKFFQGGQHWVWLNAGAISISILMVVGLLLLIAYRGLIHFWPADVQTFTFEVDGQQELVLGEIHSHEIDTQDGAEREQYLLKVGNRDMYGIDFRWVDLKNLQSTSTNEEVTVVERHEWGNVYGFVKTVNYDGKVYEGDFDALAKVVDRATDLHEQIREIEKDDIGSINYDIEQLRLEERRLEIEGNLTPEAKADIEQRRQDRKKDFAEFQKQLDELYSQIKRDSAVFELVDGRTINVAANNMVRAFQPNKMNALEKTGHYFSKLGEFIFDEPREANTEGGVFPAIFGTVMMVLLMSVVVTPLGVIAAVYMREYAKQGPLTRTIRIAVNNLAGVPSIVYGVFGLGFFVYFLGGSIDDLFYPEVKPAPMFGTPGLIWASLTLALLTLPVVIVSTEEGLSRIPKSIREGSLALGATKFETLWKTVLPMASPAMMTGLILAVARAAGEVAPLMLVGVVKLAPTLPLDGNAPFLHLERKFMHLGFHIYDVGFQSPNVEAARPLVYATALLLVLIIILLNVAAIKIRNNLREKYKALEQ; encoded by the coding sequence ATGATGAGTAAGAAATTCTTTCAAGGCGGACAACATTGGGTTTGGCTCAATGCAGGCGCGATCAGTATTTCAATATTGATGGTGGTCGGGCTATTGCTGCTTATTGCCTATCGTGGGCTTATCCACTTTTGGCCTGCTGATGTGCAGACATTTACCTTTGAAGTTGATGGTCAACAAGAATTAGTGCTTGGAGAAATACACAGCCATGAGATTGATACTCAGGATGGTGCTGAGCGGGAGCAATATCTTCTGAAAGTTGGTAACCGTGATATGTACGGTATCGATTTCCGCTGGGTTGATTTAAAGAACTTGCAATCAACCAGCACCAACGAAGAGGTAACTGTTGTTGAGCGCCATGAGTGGGGAAATGTTTACGGCTTTGTCAAAACCGTCAATTATGATGGCAAGGTATACGAAGGTGATTTTGACGCTCTGGCAAAAGTTGTTGACCGCGCTACAGATTTGCACGAACAGATCCGTGAAATCGAAAAAGATGATATTGGCAGCATTAATTATGATATTGAGCAGCTGCGTCTGGAAGAACGTCGTCTGGAAATTGAAGGTAACCTGACACCAGAAGCTAAAGCCGATATTGAGCAACGCAGACAGGATCGTAAAAAGGATTTTGCTGAGTTTCAGAAGCAACTGGATGAACTGTACAGTCAGATCAAACGTGATAGTGCGGTGTTTGAATTAGTTGACGGCCGTACCATTAATGTAGCAGCTAATAATATGGTGCGTGCTTTCCAACCGAATAAAATGAATGCACTTGAGAAAACAGGTCATTACTTTTCTAAATTAGGTGAGTTCATTTTTGATGAGCCCCGTGAGGCGAATACGGAAGGCGGTGTTTTCCCGGCAATTTTCGGCACAGTGATGATGGTGCTATTGATGTCGGTAGTGGTTACTCCATTGGGTGTCATTGCCGCCGTTTACATGCGCGAATATGCAAAGCAGGGCCCATTGACTAGAACCATACGAATTGCGGTTAACAATCTGGCCGGTGTTCCTTCGATTGTTTATGGTGTGTTTGGTTTAGGCTTCTTTGTTTACTTCCTAGGTGGCTCTATTGACGACCTGTTTTACCCAGAAGTTAAACCTGCACCAATGTTTGGCACGCCAGGCCTAATTTGGGCTTCTTTGACACTGGCATTGTTGACTCTGCCAGTTGTGATTGTTTCAACTGAAGAGGGGCTGTCACGTATTCCAAAATCTATTCGTGAAGGAAGTCTGGCCTTAGGCGCAACTAAGTTTGAAACTTTATGGAAAACTGTATTGCCAATGGCGAGCCCTGCGATGATGACCGGCTTAATTCTTGCGGTTGCCCGTGCGGCAGGTGAGGTAGCACCATTGATGCTGGTGGGTGTTGTTAAATTGGCACCAACTTTGCCGTTGGACGGCAATGCTCCGTTCCTGCATCTTGAGCGTAAGTTCATGCACCTTGGTTTCCACATTTATGATGTGGGATTCCAGAGCCCTAACGTTGAGGCGGCACGTCCGTTGGTTTACGCCACCGCACTATTGCTAGTGTTAATTATTATTCTATTGAACGTGGCAGCAATTAAGATTCGTAACAATTTACGCGAAAAGTATAAGGCGCTTGAGCAGTAA